The following proteins are co-located in the Periplaneta americana isolate PAMFEO1 chromosome 12, P.americana_PAMFEO1_priV1, whole genome shotgun sequence genome:
- the LOC138710300 gene encoding gastrula zinc finger protein XlCGF57.1-like isoform X1 yields the protein MVEVIKMEREIDLLAIERSNNTDRSIVEEKPLSEERNVLDLQVTGIKTECMDHSCDVKTEMTFDETSMPVDFSVVKSEVEVSAVYEEGNVLDLRKTEIKSEYMDQSYGLKSVITSEETSVPIDFAIVKSEFEDEACELDKEEDEVKLEVRAEENEVLTESIGVPAFCDSIAKGEDMQKTHKCEVCGKWFFDVARLTHMQKAPFICEVCGNDSLQVDHLKRHALLHTEDKSFSCDICAKKFSTASNLKKHALVHTGEKPFDCDTCGKKFSHSGSLKAHALLHTGERPFSCAICAKKFLTSSNLKKHAFVHTGEKPFDCGICGKNFTHSGGLKVHALVHTGERPFSCDICGKKFSQCGSLKAHARVHTGERPFSCGTCGKEFSHSYTLKAHTLVHTGKKAFSCDICGKKFLASSNLKKHARVHTGEKPFSCDICGKKFLASSNFKRHSRIHTG from the exons atggTGGAGGTGATCAAGATGGAACGTGAGATCGACCTTCTGGCAATAGAAAGAAGTAATAACACAGATAGGTCTATAGTGGAAGAGAAACCTTTATCCGAG GAACGAAATGTATTAGATCTGCAGGTGACTGGAATAAAGACAGAATGTATGGACCACAGCTGTGATGTAAAAACCGAGATGACATTCGATGAAACTTCTATGCCAGTTGACTTTTCCGTCGTGAAAAGTGAAGTTGAGGTGAGTGCAGTTTATGAA GAAGGAAATGTATTAGATCTGCGCAAGACTGAAATAAAATCGGAATATATGGATCAAAGTTATGGTCTGAAATCAGTGATCACATCTGAGGAAACTTCTGTGCCAATTGACTTTGCCATCGTAAAAAGTGAATTTGAG GACGAGGCATGTGAGTTAGACAAAGAGGAGGACGAGGTCAAACTGGAAGTAAGAGCAGAAGAGAATGAAGTGTTAACTGAGAG CATTGGAGTGCCAGCTTTCTGCGACAGCATTGCAAAAGGTGAGGACATGCAGAAGACACACAAATGTGAGGTTTGTGGAAAATGGTTTTTTGACGTGGCAAGGCTCACACACATGCAGAAGGCACCATTTATTTGTGAGGTTTGTGGAAACGATAGTTTGCAGGTTGATCATCTAAAAAGACACGCACTCTTACATACAGAGGACAAGTCATTCAGTTGTGACATATGTGCAAAGAAATTTTCGACTGCCAGTAATTTGAAAAAGCATGCACTCGTAcatacaggcgagaagccattcgATTGTGATACATGTGGAAAAAAATTTTCCCATTCTGGTAGTCTTAAAGCCCACGCACTCTTACACACTGGGGAGAGGCCATTCAGTTGTGCTATATGTGCAAAGAAATTTTTAACTTCTAGTAATTTGAAGAAGCATGCGTTCGTAcatacaggcgagaagccattcgATTGTGGTATCTGTGGAAAGAATTTTACGCATTCTGGTGGTCTTAAAGTTCATGCACTAGTACACACAGGAGAAAGGCCATTCAGTTGTGACatttgtggaaagaaattttcgcagTGTGGTAGTCTTAAAGCTCATGCTCGTGTACACACAGGGGAGAGGCCATTCAGTTGTGGTACATGTGGAAAGGAATTTTCGCATTCTTACACTCTTAAAGCTCATACACTCGTACATACAGGGAAGAAGGCATTCTCTTGTGATATATGTGGTAAAAAATTTTTGGCTTCGAGTAATTTGAAAAAGCATGCACGCGTAcatacaggcgagaagccattcagttgtgatatatgtggtaaGAAATTTTTGGCATCAAGTAATTTCAAAAGGCATTCGCGCATACATACAGGTTAG
- the LOC138710300 gene encoding gastrula zinc finger protein XlCGF57.1-like isoform X2, translated as MVEVIKMEREIDLLAIERSNNTDRSIVEEKPLSEERNVLDLQVTGIKTECMDHSCDVKTEMTFDETSMPVDFSVVKSEVEEGNVLDLRKTEIKSEYMDQSYGLKSVITSEETSVPIDFAIVKSEFEDEACELDKEEDEVKLEVRAEENEVLTESIGVPAFCDSIAKGEDMQKTHKCEVCGKWFFDVARLTHMQKAPFICEVCGNDSLQVDHLKRHALLHTEDKSFSCDICAKKFSTASNLKKHALVHTGEKPFDCDTCGKKFSHSGSLKAHALLHTGERPFSCAICAKKFLTSSNLKKHAFVHTGEKPFDCGICGKNFTHSGGLKVHALVHTGERPFSCDICGKKFSQCGSLKAHARVHTGERPFSCGTCGKEFSHSYTLKAHTLVHTGKKAFSCDICGKKFLASSNLKKHARVHTGEKPFSCDICGKKFLASSNFKRHSRIHTG; from the exons atggTGGAGGTGATCAAGATGGAACGTGAGATCGACCTTCTGGCAATAGAAAGAAGTAATAACACAGATAGGTCTATAGTGGAAGAGAAACCTTTATCCGAG GAACGAAATGTATTAGATCTGCAGGTGACTGGAATAAAGACAGAATGTATGGACCACAGCTGTGATGTAAAAACCGAGATGACATTCGATGAAACTTCTATGCCAGTTGACTTTTCCGTCGTGAAAAGTGAAGTTGAG GAAGGAAATGTATTAGATCTGCGCAAGACTGAAATAAAATCGGAATATATGGATCAAAGTTATGGTCTGAAATCAGTGATCACATCTGAGGAAACTTCTGTGCCAATTGACTTTGCCATCGTAAAAAGTGAATTTGAG GACGAGGCATGTGAGTTAGACAAAGAGGAGGACGAGGTCAAACTGGAAGTAAGAGCAGAAGAGAATGAAGTGTTAACTGAGAG CATTGGAGTGCCAGCTTTCTGCGACAGCATTGCAAAAGGTGAGGACATGCAGAAGACACACAAATGTGAGGTTTGTGGAAAATGGTTTTTTGACGTGGCAAGGCTCACACACATGCAGAAGGCACCATTTATTTGTGAGGTTTGTGGAAACGATAGTTTGCAGGTTGATCATCTAAAAAGACACGCACTCTTACATACAGAGGACAAGTCATTCAGTTGTGACATATGTGCAAAGAAATTTTCGACTGCCAGTAATTTGAAAAAGCATGCACTCGTAcatacaggcgagaagccattcgATTGTGATACATGTGGAAAAAAATTTTCCCATTCTGGTAGTCTTAAAGCCCACGCACTCTTACACACTGGGGAGAGGCCATTCAGTTGTGCTATATGTGCAAAGAAATTTTTAACTTCTAGTAATTTGAAGAAGCATGCGTTCGTAcatacaggcgagaagccattcgATTGTGGTATCTGTGGAAAGAATTTTACGCATTCTGGTGGTCTTAAAGTTCATGCACTAGTACACACAGGAGAAAGGCCATTCAGTTGTGACatttgtggaaagaaattttcgcagTGTGGTAGTCTTAAAGCTCATGCTCGTGTACACACAGGGGAGAGGCCATTCAGTTGTGGTACATGTGGAAAGGAATTTTCGCATTCTTACACTCTTAAAGCTCATACACTCGTACATACAGGGAAGAAGGCATTCTCTTGTGATATATGTGGTAAAAAATTTTTGGCTTCGAGTAATTTGAAAAAGCATGCACGCGTAcatacaggcgagaagccattcagttgtgatatatgtggtaaGAAATTTTTGGCATCAAGTAATTTCAAAAGGCATTCGCGCATACATACAGGTTAG
- the LOC138710300 gene encoding uncharacterized protein isoform X5 translates to MVEVIKMEREIDLLAIERSNNTDRSIVEEKPLSEERNVLDLQVTGIKTECMDHSCDVKTEMTFDETSMPVDFSVVKSEVEVSAVYEEGNVLDLRKTEIKSEYMDQSYGLKSVITSEETSVPIDFAIVKSEFEDEACELDKEEDEVKLEVRAEENEVLTESIGVPAFCDSIAKELCRV, encoded by the exons atggTGGAGGTGATCAAGATGGAACGTGAGATCGACCTTCTGGCAATAGAAAGAAGTAATAACACAGATAGGTCTATAGTGGAAGAGAAACCTTTATCCGAG GAACGAAATGTATTAGATCTGCAGGTGACTGGAATAAAGACAGAATGTATGGACCACAGCTGTGATGTAAAAACCGAGATGACATTCGATGAAACTTCTATGCCAGTTGACTTTTCCGTCGTGAAAAGTGAAGTTGAGGTGAGTGCAGTTTATGAA GAAGGAAATGTATTAGATCTGCGCAAGACTGAAATAAAATCGGAATATATGGATCAAAGTTATGGTCTGAAATCAGTGATCACATCTGAGGAAACTTCTGTGCCAATTGACTTTGCCATCGTAAAAAGTGAATTTGAG GACGAGGCATGTGAGTTAGACAAAGAGGAGGACGAGGTCAAACTGGAAGTAAGAGCAGAAGAGAATGAAGTGTTAACTGAGAG CATTGGAGTGCCAGCTTTCTGCGACAGCATTGCAAAAG
- the LOC138710300 gene encoding uncharacterized protein isoform X6 has translation MVEVIKMEREIDLLAIERSNNTDRSIVEEKPLSEERNVLDLQVTGIKTECMDHSCDVKTEMTFDETSMPVDFSVVKSEVEVSAVYEEGNVLDLRKTEIKSEYMDQSYGLKSVITSEETSVPIDFAIVKSEFEHWSASFLRQHCKR, from the exons atggTGGAGGTGATCAAGATGGAACGTGAGATCGACCTTCTGGCAATAGAAAGAAGTAATAACACAGATAGGTCTATAGTGGAAGAGAAACCTTTATCCGAG GAACGAAATGTATTAGATCTGCAGGTGACTGGAATAAAGACAGAATGTATGGACCACAGCTGTGATGTAAAAACCGAGATGACATTCGATGAAACTTCTATGCCAGTTGACTTTTCCGTCGTGAAAAGTGAAGTTGAGGTGAGTGCAGTTTATGAA GAAGGAAATGTATTAGATCTGCGCAAGACTGAAATAAAATCGGAATATATGGATCAAAGTTATGGTCTGAAATCAGTGATCACATCTGAGGAAACTTCTGTGCCAATTGACTTTGCCATCGTAAAAAGTGAATTTGAG CATTGGAGTGCCAGCTTTCTGCGACAGCATTGCAAAAGGTGA
- the LOC138710300 gene encoding gastrula zinc finger protein XlCGF57.1-like isoform X4, whose protein sequence is MDHSCDVKTEMTFDETSMPVDFSVVKSEVEVSAVYEEGNVLDLRKTEIKSEYMDQSYGLKSVITSEETSVPIDFAIVKSEFEDEACELDKEEDEVKLEVRAEENEVLTESIGVPAFCDSIAKGEDMQKTHKCEVCGKWFFDVARLTHMQKAPFICEVCGNDSLQVDHLKRHALLHTEDKSFSCDICAKKFSTASNLKKHALVHTGEKPFDCDTCGKKFSHSGSLKAHALLHTGERPFSCAICAKKFLTSSNLKKHAFVHTGEKPFDCGICGKNFTHSGGLKVHALVHTGERPFSCDICGKKFSQCGSLKAHARVHTGERPFSCGTCGKEFSHSYTLKAHTLVHTGKKAFSCDICGKKFLASSNLKKHARVHTGEKPFSCDICGKKFLASSNFKRHSRIHTG, encoded by the exons ATGGACCACAGCTGTGATGTAAAAACCGAGATGACATTCGATGAAACTTCTATGCCAGTTGACTTTTCCGTCGTGAAAAGTGAAGTTGAGGTGAGTGCAGTTTATGAA GAAGGAAATGTATTAGATCTGCGCAAGACTGAAATAAAATCGGAATATATGGATCAAAGTTATGGTCTGAAATCAGTGATCACATCTGAGGAAACTTCTGTGCCAATTGACTTTGCCATCGTAAAAAGTGAATTTGAG GACGAGGCATGTGAGTTAGACAAAGAGGAGGACGAGGTCAAACTGGAAGTAAGAGCAGAAGAGAATGAAGTGTTAACTGAGAG CATTGGAGTGCCAGCTTTCTGCGACAGCATTGCAAAAGGTGAGGACATGCAGAAGACACACAAATGTGAGGTTTGTGGAAAATGGTTTTTTGACGTGGCAAGGCTCACACACATGCAGAAGGCACCATTTATTTGTGAGGTTTGTGGAAACGATAGTTTGCAGGTTGATCATCTAAAAAGACACGCACTCTTACATACAGAGGACAAGTCATTCAGTTGTGACATATGTGCAAAGAAATTTTCGACTGCCAGTAATTTGAAAAAGCATGCACTCGTAcatacaggcgagaagccattcgATTGTGATACATGTGGAAAAAAATTTTCCCATTCTGGTAGTCTTAAAGCCCACGCACTCTTACACACTGGGGAGAGGCCATTCAGTTGTGCTATATGTGCAAAGAAATTTTTAACTTCTAGTAATTTGAAGAAGCATGCGTTCGTAcatacaggcgagaagccattcgATTGTGGTATCTGTGGAAAGAATTTTACGCATTCTGGTGGTCTTAAAGTTCATGCACTAGTACACACAGGAGAAAGGCCATTCAGTTGTGACatttgtggaaagaaattttcgcagTGTGGTAGTCTTAAAGCTCATGCTCGTGTACACACAGGGGAGAGGCCATTCAGTTGTGGTACATGTGGAAAGGAATTTTCGCATTCTTACACTCTTAAAGCTCATACACTCGTACATACAGGGAAGAAGGCATTCTCTTGTGATATATGTGGTAAAAAATTTTTGGCTTCGAGTAATTTGAAAAAGCATGCACGCGTAcatacaggcgagaagccattcagttgtgatatatgtggtaaGAAATTTTTGGCATCAAGTAATTTCAAAAGGCATTCGCGCATACATACAGGTTAG